The window CACGGCTCATTGATGAGGCCTCGTGGGCTATGCTCAGAGCTTGCTACGtggttgccgctgctgcttatGGGTGCGACACAGCTGctctgcgtcgtcgctgcgtTCAAACCAGTCGCCGAGGTCACCATTGAGAAGCTGACGCTGGTTTCGTTCGTGCGGGGGTTGCTGTTCGCGTGTTGGACGTGGCCACCGTTGCCGCCTGGTatggcggccgccagcgaAGACAAACGCTCGGCGACGCGGGGGTCAAGCCGGCGCACGTACcgctccggcagcgccggcgccagcggGTTCTCGGCTGCGTGGAACTTGATGCGGATGGTAAGACGGATGTCGCCGTGGAGCCCGGCGCCAGAGTCTAGCAGCGGGAACCACCCTGACACCACCGGGTTGGCGCGGTAGATGATGCTGTTGCAGTCCAGCAGTACCATGCCGACAATGTCGTCGCGGCTGATGATGTCGTGGTCGTACACGCGGATCTCCAGCGGgtcctcctgcagcacaaGCAGATCGGCTGTGTCGAAACGCACGTCGTGCTCCCAGACCGGGTTTCGGGTGAGATGGGCAATGTCGGTAGTGTGCTCCATGTCGTCGAGCTTCACGACGACGTACGGGTCGGCCAGCCCAGTCGCCCGGTCCATGATTGGGAGGTCACGCGCTTCATGGACGGTCACCTTCAACGTGGCCATAACGTACGAGCAATTGAAGGAAAACCAGAGAGGCGCAAGAGCGAGTGAAAGTGAGGCGGGGTCGAGCGGCGAGCCTGCGCACGCGGCCctgccaccccctcctctcggACTGTCTCGTTGCGCGCTGAAAAGGTGGATGCACGCGTATAACGTGGAATAGATGAGTTACGGCGTCTGCACTTTTGAATACTCTCGCACCGCGGATTGCGACACTGTTGTTGCGAGCACGTGCGGGGGTGCATCAGGCGATCTCGGAAAGCAAAATCATGTgcatagacacacacacacacacacacacagaccaTCGCCGGTGGTGACCATCCAACAGGACGAGGTGAGAGGGGTAGGGCGGGAGAAGAAGTGGGGACTGTGCTCAGCTGTGTATAGGAGGATGAGCGTGGCACACTGGCCTCCTGCGTgcatagacacacacacacacacacacagaggtaCCAACGCGTATCGCTGCACATGGGAAGCACATGAGAgggtacacacgcacacatcaaTGCCGCACAAGCATGCTCGCGTGTCGACACGCCCGTCACGCCGAGCAACGGACGGGCTTGTCTCACGGTAGTCCGTTCACTGTTTTGTCCGCTCTTCTCAAACGACAACGGGCACGCTGTGCGGCACACAGACTGCCGGTGAGTagtccacacacacacacacacacacgggcacacacgcatactcCAGAGATACACggatacacatgcacatagACGTGCGCATGCGTTGAGTCAAGGACGAGGAGTCCCCTGCAACAGCTGCATCAGTGCTTCGCCCCCACTGACCAAACCACCATCAGTGCACATGCACCTtgcgcgcctgtgtgtctgtgcttgggtggtggtgatggtggttctctctccctctacACGACTCGCGTGGGGCTGGCTGGTGTGTCGAGCTGCATCGACCGTCTCCAGAGCgaaagcagctgcgcggaAAAGCAGACGTTCGGCCGTACTTGATGACGCGCCTGGACGAGCGCGTTCAGGAGGCCGTGATATATGTCGAGgggcgcctctgctgccgaggcagccgcgcgcagctgtgACGCGAGCACGTCCATGTAGAAGAGCATCACCACGCTTGGGCTGCGTGACACGCCGAGCTGGCAGTGCACGACGCAAGCAGGAGCCGCCAAAGCCTGTGAAGCGTCGTAACCCACGGTGGCGGGGTAGGCCGGCCCTGGtagacgcgctgctgctgtctgtGAGTCCTTGAGGTGGCTGTCAACGAGCTGGCGCAACTCCGTcacatgcgtgcgtgtgataGTCCGTATGCCGGGGACGCACGAAAAAGCGCCAGGGGACGCACTCGAGGTgaacgacgccgccgtcgatgcAGCACACCAGGTGTGCAGCTTGGAAAGGACCTGTGTTACGGGACCGAGAGGCCCGCCTGCCGCGTTACCACAGCCggtcgccgcctgcagcagcggtgtggTGAGGCGGCGTACGCGCTCCAGCCGCGTAGCATGCGTGTCCTCGATGCANAGAACCACACCATAGATGGGGACGTCTATGGTCCACTCGTGAAGTGGCGAGGCGCAACCGCCAAGCCGAGAGGCGTCACCGTTCGCGCTTTCAGAAGGAAAGCCTGTACTGGCCAGTCCGCCGGGGCTCTGCACCTCTGTGGCGGGCTTCTCAagaagccgctgcagcgacccTACTATCTCAGCGATCTGACGCAGGCACGCCTCCTCGTGgtcgcgcacgcgtgcgccgaACACTTCCAAGGCACGCGCAACGCACGAGCCAGAAACCGCTTCGGCATCCACGGCCTCACTGCTGTCGGCACCTGGCGCTCCGCCGTGGCACCCGGTCCTCGATGCGACGGACGTGCGCTGCTCAGCGTCCAGCGTTAACTCACTCATCATCGCGGGGGAAAATATGGCCACCGGATGCGAACGCAAGACGATACGACAATGAACGCTTGTGCTGGCGGTGAAGGGTGTGTGGCCCACCCCAGGCGCATGTTCCTCACTGAACCCGACGTTGTCGCCGGCTCGGTCGTCTTCGTCGCCCACGCACTGCACATCATACACGAAATCTTGCGCGCTCTCACTTGGAGCGGAGGTTGCGGGCCACCagggcagtggcgctgcttgCAGAGAGGCATTGTCGCccggggcggcggcgcatggTGCCATGGTTGCCTGCCTCATCAGTGCGTGCCCGATGAGAGAAAGCACCAGGCGCACAAAGACTGTATCGcctgcgtctgctgctgaaggGGACTGCACTGCGATGCCTTCCATCGACGGCGTTGCAGACGCTCTTGGCGGCAGGGCTGACGGCTTGAGGCTCTTCAGGAGAAGCTGTCGCTTGCGTGCAAGCCTCGAGACACAGAGCAGACTGCTGAGGAAAACATGACCCATAACAGGCATACAGCTCTGCGCGTTATGGCCGTGTTGTagtgcgccgtcgccgctgcagggcGACTTACTCGCAGCGGTGGAGAGGCCGTTGAGGAAGTCTATGACAGCCGGCGTCGTGTCGCAGAGCGTGTCGCGGCAAAACATGACTATAGCGGCTTTCCGTTCCTTCGCAAGGAGAGGCGAACGACACCTCTAAGTGTGTATGTATGCTTGcgcgtttgcgtgtgcggggggggTTGGAGCTGGAGTTGGAGGTGCTTTTGTGAACAGCGCACTCATCCACGGGTGACACGCTGTGGCAGGTGCATGCCTTTAGGAGGCGAGATGATGGAGAGCACGGAGGAAAGTGGTGGGGGccgagggggggggcagcaccggcagcagcttAGCGCTCTCGCTGACACTCTAGGTACTCCTGGTGCACCCGTGTAATCATCATCACGCACCATCTCTGATGGCAGGGAGAGGACACACCTTTCCGTGCGTCGTATCTCAGGGCCcagcgcaccccctcccctccccctcccatctctctctgtgtgtgggagggaggcCAAGCAGCACCCCTCCAGCCCTGGCAAATGCCGAGCGACTTCGGGTGGTGTGACGGGGTCAAGCGCCCACGATatggggaggtcagagcgatgtatccgctgctgatggcggcggtggggcccCTTGGAGAGCTTGGCGCCGTCGCGACCTGCGGATCGACGCGTTGGAAGAAGAACAGCAAAGCAAGCACGCGTAGCGGCAGTCACAAGTGCGAACAACAAAAATGCGGTGAGGGCCGGCGATGCCTCTCTGCTCCGATCTTGTTGGGCGATGGGGCGAAATCGTTGGCGGTGTACGCGTTTCAATTCGCGTTGGCGTGTTTGACATCacagaggggaggaggagaggagggcgaagaaaggaaaacaacaacaatgAACCacacaagacacacacacacacacacccacacacgtgacggcgacgtcgcaaTAAAAATACAAGAAGCGTTGAGCACGCCCGTGGGTCGTTGCATGCGGATGCGGTTGGCGACGACgcagaggagatggaggaggagaaggggggggggctgagGTGAGAGGGATAAGAGGGACGCGAGAGCCAGCGTACAGccaaagaaagaggaggaagagggggagggagagggagagggaggggccaCATCgagagaaagacacacacacactcgttAGAGTGTATGCGCGGCTGCATGGGGCACGTTCGtgctcgcacacacacgcatgccaCGCAACGCACAGGAGGAACACGTACTTACCTATACCTCCCGATTCAAGCGCAGACGCTCGACGCCCAACCGAACAAAACCTAagccaaagagagagaggttgTATAAAGGAACAGCAAGCTACACATAAATAcaccccctccgccctccgcccATGCAAGCGAACGTGCCGCCAACAACAACgcccaaacacacacacgcgcacaacctACAGGAAGATAAGATTCTTCACaatacacatacacacacatatatatatatatgtataggTTTATATATAGAGTGCTGGCTCGACAACGCCGATAAGGGAGGCCGGGAGCTGTGGCGCGGAGGCCTCTCCTCGAAACACAACACGAGCATGCAAGGACGAGAGGTTGAGCGCGACGGTGATGGTGACTCGGCATTAGAGCGGGGAGAGACCAAGAGTTCAGAGCGAAGGCGGAGTGTGGGGTATTCACGGGGTGAGATGTAGGGTAGCGCGCACGTGTATCAAGTGCCATCACCCATCCCGCCcaacctcctccctctttcctcttcgACTCCTGAGTTTCAGCTTCATCAGTGGCCATCGGAAGACACcccccatacacacacaaacctacctacgtgcgtgcgtgtacggCAAGGCGCGGCCTGAACAAGGCCTTTGCTCCTCTCGCTACCAACTGTGTAGATGTGTGATGCTCTGTGGGTCCGATGACCCCCTCTCTACCTAGGTatctgccgccgccttcttcaccttcagctcctcctcgtgcttGGCCACGAGGGAGTTCCACAGCTCCTTCACCTCCGGATGGCGCTCGAGGAAAAGGTTCCACAAGAACGCCCGCCCGCTCACCGGCTCTGATATGTCCTCGGGTCTCACCGAGGGCACGCGCTTGGCCGTGTCTTCGGGGTCGATCACTGGGTCGTACCCGTCCTTTGTGAAGAACGGgttctgcagcgctgcctgaATCGTGATGCGCTCCCGCGGGTCCCAGCGCAGGCAGTCGATGATGAGACCCACCtcatcctcgtcctcgtcgccgtaAGGGCTCCGCAGGAGCTCCGCTAGCGTCGGCGTGATGGTGTTtgacggtggcgctgtcTTCACCAGTTTCTTGACGGAGTTCATGAAAAGCTCCCTCGTCTCCTTGTCGCGGTACTCGGCGATAGACTCGATGGCGCTCGCCGACGGCTCGCCCAGCACGCGGAAAATGCTCAGCAGCTGGGACTTCCCGCCCATCGAGGTGGTGTAAAAGAGGGGGCGTCCGATCAGCATTTCGGCTGCAATGCACCCGATGGACCAGACATCGACGCCGTGGAAGCTGTCGTGGTCGATGAAGCCCATCGGGCTATTGATGGCGACTGTCAGCGTCTCTGGCGCAGCGTACCACTGGGTGCAGTTGTCCAGCACTGTCTGCACGTAGTCGGTTGTCGCGTTGAGTCCGACATCGCGGCCCTGGCCAAAGTCCGTGATACGGGTGCCGTAGCTGCGGTCGAGCATGATGTTCTCCGGCTTCAGATCGCGGTGGATTACCGGGCACAGATGAAGGTAGCCGACACCGCGGAATATTTGGTACAGAATAAACTTGCGGTAGTCGCGGGTGAGGGAGTGGAGGGCGACCGTCGTCAGCGGGCAACACACAGGAgcgccttcgtcgtcgccgccacccttCCCTTCGAAACCGCCATCAGTAGAGGTCTTGGCCACGGGGGCGTCGTGATCGTtcgttggcgctgctgctgctgctgcagctgcgactgGGTAGTCTAATGACGACGGTACAGTCGCGCCGGCTTCGTCCTCAACATCCTCTCTGCCACCGCTACGACTTTGCTCCGTGCTGCTatgcggcgcggctgctgcctggTCCTCACCTTGAGCCTCTGCCTTTACGTTCAGGCGCGATGCCCGCACAGGGGTCGGGGTGCTACTGACATCTGCGTTCACCTCGCCGCAGTTCGCCATCAACAGCCTCAAACGTCGCAGCCACGTCTCGTACCCcggcgccagctccgccgccgtcacaaTGGTGGAATCGagcacctcgcgcagcgtgtAGTCCATCTTTTTCATAACCACGTAGACGCCGTCGAAGGTGTGCTGAAGCTGCAGGATGGAGTCATACGTCATCATCTCCACACCGCCGAGGGGAATGAAGAAGTCCGTCGCCGACATGACGTTGTCGTGCTGGAACGCCATCATGAGCTGTATTTCCCGAGTGGCGCACAGCCACATACGCGGCTGGTTGTTTTCGAAAAGCTGGCGCAGTTTCTTGATGGCGACGAGGGTGTTCGTGTCGTAAacctcctcccgctcctccaATGTTAGCGAGGCGTCCTCGTACTCCTCTGGCGGTTTTGCCTGGAACCTCTCTACAAGGTCGTTATCGCGGGCGGAGCAGACATAGCCGTAGCTGCCCTGACCGATCGGACCGACAGCCTCATAGCGGGAGAGCAGCTCGAACAGTTCCATTGTCTCCTCGCCGTTCTGATGGAATATCATCATGCACCGCTTCGAGGCGAGCGGGTGCCGCAGGATGGTGGACAAGGGCAGTGGCTGCGTCATGAGGCCGACTAAAGGCTCGTGTGGGTGTGCTTGATGGACTGCGCTGACGACACGAGCACCACCCTCTCCATTCAATACGGTTGCTTCGCCACTTGCCTTCACAGAGCATcggcacagagagaagagagaagagggaaggaggacgACAGTAGTTGAGAGAACGGGATGCGCCTCCGCAGACGCGCAGACGGAGTCGCGACTGGAAGTGTGTGCAAGTAGCCCAGGAGAGATGAGCGGAAAGCATTGTTTCAGCGGTCCAACGCGTCCGTATTCCACCCGCGAACAAGCCAGCAAACGGATACGCATGCACAACCACACAGCCACCGAtcacctgccgccgcggcactgccgctaACGCCTGGCCGTCATGGGACAAGCCGTCCTGCCACCGAATCGGGCCATGCGCCTATCGAGCTCTTCCTGCCCTTCCTTGACCCCTCGTCGGgtacgcgctgcgcggcagacTCCACACGGACCTGGCTAGACTGCATGTCTTGATCCCAGCGGGCCGCGCCCAGGGTCCTgcgctcgagggcggaggcggcaggcgTCTGCCGTGAGTGTAACAGCGGGGTGGTCTCCGCTGCCCTTCTTTTGTACCTTTGCCTTATCCTACTTGTCGGCTCTTAGAGAactggaggagggggagagggagggagggtgcagTGCCGCCGGCGTGTCGCCCTTGCACACACGGATGGGATGGGacggggcggggcggggcggcgcaGCCTGAACACGTGGGCTGTCAGTAAAAAAGTGCACACAGCCGAAAAAGGGCAGCCGTGGATGCGACGGCACcgtggcgcgccgccgccccagctgcggtggtgctgtcATTACTTGCTTGCTCGTCGTTCTCTGTTGCGCTGTCTCTCCCAAAGACTGATGGAGGCCAAGCGTCCGCGAGGCCTTGGCAGGCGTAGCAGACAAAGCAGCcggccgtcgtcggcgaggCTTCGGATGCGGAggcagcgtcgacgacggTGGACGGTGATGCCCCGCTCGTGCGCGGCGTCATTGCGCTTGTGGTGCTCAGCGCCAACATCTCCaactgccgcaccgccgtgctTGCGTTCTGACCACGGTGGCATGAGGTGATGGAGGCAGGAcagccgcacacgcagcacatCGCGATGACGCTATCGATGTCTGCTTCTTTCGAGCTCACACCACGCAAGTCGCGGTgcacgtgcagcggcgctgccaggCGCAGATCATCGCGgttctgctgcgccgttcgAGCTGGTAGCGCCTTCCTGGTAGTCTTTCCGGCCGACTGCGTACTTCCCGCCTCTGCTAAGCCTTCGCCATTAACGTGCGCTGGAGATGCAGATGCATTATCGATCCCACGCACGAGCTCCTGCATTGCAGCGGGGTGCACCtccagccgctgcactgTGCTGAGCACGTTGAAGATCATGGTGCGGTACGATGCCATCATGGCCAGCACAAAGTGCTCCAGCGTGCGGTGGACAGAGCGAGTGGCGGTGCCAGTG is drawn from Leishmania infantum JPCM5 genome chromosome 13 and contains these coding sequences:
- a CDS encoding putative protein kinase, with amino-acid sequence MRIRLLACSRVEYGRVGPLKQCFPLISPGLLAHTSSRDSVCASAEAHPVLSTTVVLLPSSLFSLCRCSVKASGEATVLNGEGGARVVSAVHQAHPHEPLVGLMTQPLPLSTILRHPLASKRCMMIFHQNGEETMELFELLSRYEAVGPIGQGSYGYVCSARDNDLVERFQAKPPEEYEDASLTLEEREEVYDTNTLVAIKKLRQLFENNQPRMWLCATREIQLMMAFQHDNVMSATDFFIPLGGVEMMTYDSILQLQHTFDGVYVVMKKMDYTLREVLDSTIVTAAELAPGYETWLRRLRLLMANCGEVNADVSSTPTPVRASRLNVKAEAQGEDQAAAAPHSSTEQSRSGGREDVEDEAGATVPSSLDYPVAAAAAAAAPTNDHDAPVAKTSTDGGFEGKGGGDDEGAPVCCPLTTVALHSLTRDYRKFILYQIFRGVGYLHLCPVIHRDLKPENIMLDRSYGTRITDFGQGRDVGLNATTDYVQTVLDNCTQWYAAPETLTVAINSPMGFIDHDSFHGVDVWSIGCIAAEMLIGRPLFYTTSMGGKSQLLSIFRVLGEPSASAIESIAEYRDKETRELFMNSVKKLVKTAPPSNTITPTLAELLRSPYGDEDEDEVGLIIDCLRWDPRERITIQAALQNPFFTKDGYDPVIDPEDTAKRVPSVRPEDISEPVSGRAFLWNLFLERHPEVKELWNSLVAKHEEELKVKKAAADT